One genomic region from Balneola sp. encodes:
- a CDS encoding bifunctional aspartate kinase/homoserine dehydrogenase I, with translation MLVLKFGGTSVATAENLKKVQHIIRSQSESDKVAVVVSALGGITNQLQECALLASKGDEGYREILKSIETRHLELCNDLLSVQERSSTLTQTKLLLNDLEDICRGVFLIRELSPRSFDHILSYGEILSAGIITDYLNSSGLDVQLLDARKLIRTDNKFGKAAVDTTLTYTEIKKQLDASSPVSICAGFVASSKEDGFTTTLGRGGSDYSAALIAAAVDAKELQIWTDVNGMMTSDPRLVPTAHPIEHLSYEEAMELSHFGAKVIYPPTIQPVLDSEIPVHIKNTFDPENPGTLISKDGSDEGQVVKGTSCIQEIALCTLTGSGMIAVPNISYRLFGSLSRQQVNVIMITQASSEHSITVGIALDDVEKAQKAISEEFSYEIETHKINPLDVETDLSIIALVGSRMKKQVGVSAKLFDTLSHNGVNVRAIAQGSTELNISVVIAKKDLKKSLNSIHESFFLSDRRKLNLFMIGVGNVGKVFIEQVKAQQEYLTKKHNLDVLITGLANSRQMYFDEEGIDLDSWEQLLENKSESMNTSLFIEKMNELNLRNSVFIDSTASEEIAGLYQDVLESSISVVTPNKVACSSSYQNYKQLTNAALKYKSKFLFETNVGAGLPVISTLNDLVKSGDEIHTIQAVLSGTLNFIFNNYNGSTKFSEVVKEAKAAGFTEPDPRLDLSGVDVMRKILILARESGFELELDDITNNSFVPEECMEVDSLDDFYQKLDEHEKVFQRLYTNAHADGKRLKYVATFKDGKAETGLEMFASDHPFFNLGGKDNIVLFYTNRYSEQPLVVKGAGAGAAVTASGIFADIMKIASA, from the coding sequence ATGTTAGTATTGAAATTTGGTGGAACATCTGTAGCCACTGCTGAAAACCTAAAAAAAGTCCAGCATATCATTCGTTCTCAGTCAGAGTCGGATAAAGTAGCTGTCGTCGTTTCTGCACTGGGAGGAATCACCAACCAGCTTCAGGAATGTGCACTCTTAGCTTCTAAAGGTGACGAGGGTTATAGAGAAATCTTAAAATCTATCGAAACAAGACATCTTGAACTATGTAATGATTTGCTTTCCGTTCAGGAGCGAAGCTCTACACTTACCCAAACCAAGCTATTACTCAATGATTTGGAGGATATCTGCCGTGGAGTGTTTTTGATCCGGGAACTCTCCCCTCGCTCATTCGATCATATTCTAAGCTATGGCGAAATTTTATCAGCAGGAATTATCACCGATTATTTAAATAGTTCGGGTCTGGACGTTCAACTTTTGGATGCTAGGAAGTTGATTAGAACTGATAACAAATTTGGTAAGGCTGCAGTAGATACCACTTTAACGTACACCGAGATAAAGAAACAGCTAGATGCTTCTTCTCCGGTTTCCATTTGTGCCGGATTTGTGGCTTCATCCAAAGAAGATGGATTTACAACCACTTTAGGACGCGGAGGATCCGACTACTCTGCCGCATTAATAGCTGCAGCTGTGGATGCCAAGGAATTACAGATCTGGACCGATGTAAACGGAATGATGACTTCAGATCCGCGACTTGTTCCAACTGCTCACCCTATTGAGCATCTCTCCTACGAAGAAGCCATGGAACTTTCCCATTTTGGAGCCAAGGTCATTTACCCGCCAACCATTCAACCTGTTCTGGATTCGGAAATTCCGGTTCATATCAAAAATACGTTCGACCCTGAAAATCCCGGTACCCTGATTTCAAAAGATGGTTCCGATGAAGGTCAGGTTGTCAAGGGAACTTCATGCATTCAGGAAATTGCTTTGTGCACACTCACCGGTTCAGGTATGATTGCAGTACCCAATATCTCATACCGTCTGTTTGGCTCGTTAAGCCGGCAGCAGGTAAATGTGATTATGATCACACAGGCTTCCTCAGAACATTCCATTACAGTTGGTATTGCTTTAGATGATGTCGAAAAAGCCCAAAAAGCCATATCAGAGGAGTTTTCCTATGAGATAGAAACTCATAAAATAAACCCACTTGATGTAGAAACAGACCTTTCGATTATTGCTTTAGTCGGTTCTCGCATGAAGAAGCAAGTAGGTGTAAGTGCCAAGCTTTTTGATACGCTAAGTCACAATGGGGTAAATGTGCGGGCAATTGCACAGGGATCAACTGAGCTGAATATTTCTGTGGTGATCGCTAAAAAAGATCTCAAAAAATCTTTAAACAGTATTCACGAGAGTTTCTTCCTTTCCGACCGCCGAAAACTTAACCTGTTTATGATTGGCGTAGGGAATGTCGGTAAAGTCTTTATTGAACAGGTGAAAGCACAGCAGGAATACCTGACTAAAAAGCATAATCTTGATGTTTTGATTACTGGACTGGCCAATTCCCGGCAAATGTATTTTGATGAGGAAGGCATTGATTTAGACAGCTGGGAGCAGCTTTTGGAGAATAAGTCCGAATCAATGAATACTTCTCTTTTCATTGAAAAAATGAATGAGCTTAATCTTAGAAATAGCGTCTTTATTGATTCAACCGCATCAGAAGAAATAGCCGGACTCTATCAAGATGTGCTTGAAAGCAGTATCTCTGTGGTGACTCCAAACAAAGTAGCTTGTTCATCATCTTATCAAAACTACAAGCAGCTGACTAATGCCGCACTGAAGTATAAATCGAAGTTTTTATTTGAAACCAATGTTGGAGCCGGACTTCCCGTTATTTCTACCCTGAATGATTTGGTTAAAAGCGGTGATGAAATCCATACAATTCAGGCGGTCCTTTCCGGTACATTGAACTTTATCTTCAATAACTACAACGGCTCCACAAAGTTTAGTGAAGTAGTTAAAGAAGCGAAGGCAGCAGGGTTTACTGAACCTGATCCTCGATTAGACCTCAGCGGTGTTGATGTAATGCGGAAGATTCTTATTCTTGCCCGGGAAAGTGGGTTTGAACTCGAACTGGACGATATCACAAACAATAGCTTTGTCCCCGAGGAATGTATGGAAGTTGATAGCCTTGACGATTTCTACCAAAAATTGGACGAACATGAAAAGGTATTTCAAAGACTATATACTAATGCTCATGCAGATGGAAAACGCCTCAAGTATGTTGCCACTTTTAAAGACGGTAAAGCTGAGACTGGATTAGAAATGTTTGCTTCTGACCACCCTTTCTTTAATTTGGGAGGCAAGGATAACATTGTTCTATTCTACACCAATCGATATAGTGAACAACCCCTTGTTGTTAAAGGAGCCGGAGCCGGAGCGGCTGTTACAGCTTCAGGTATCTTCGCAGACATCATGAAAATCGCATCCGCTTGA
- a CDS encoding threonine synthase: MKYYSTNRKSPLANFQEAIFKGLPDDNGLYMPEKISALPSSFFKNLENHTLSEIGFKVLKQFVSDEIPKDVLSNIVEETLNFDIPLIEVSENLYSLELYHGPTFAFKDVGARFLARSLSHFTKETDQKLTVLVATSGDTGSAVAQGFYEVPNIEVIILYPSGKISDFQEQQMTTLGKNITALEVDGSFDDCQKMVKQAFLDEELTEKANLTSANSINIARLLPQSIYYFYSLGQLPQEKRNEVVISVPSGNYGNLSAGLIAQRMGLKINHFLACSNINDTVPEYLKTSKYSAKTSTETISNAMDVGDPSNFARMLDLFSGSHKQMTESITGYSFTDDETRKAIKSVYEKSGYILDPHGAVGFLGLQKYLDKNSGTGIFLETAHPYKFKETVENEIDEPLTPVLEFKSKEKKSIAFGNDFEELKERLMST, encoded by the coding sequence ATGAAGTATTACAGCACCAATAGAAAATCACCCCTCGCTAATTTTCAAGAAGCCATTTTCAAAGGATTACCTGATGATAATGGGCTTTATATGCCTGAGAAGATCTCAGCTCTACCCTCTTCATTTTTCAAGAATTTAGAAAACCATACGTTATCGGAAATTGGTTTTAAAGTACTGAAACAGTTTGTTAGTGATGAAATTCCTAAAGATGTCCTATCCAATATTGTAGAAGAAACTCTGAACTTTGATATTCCTTTGATTGAAGTCTCTGAGAACCTTTACTCGCTTGAGCTATACCACGGACCTACTTTTGCTTTTAAGGATGTAGGAGCACGATTCCTGGCTCGCAGCCTAAGTCATTTCACCAAAGAGACTGATCAAAAGCTGACAGTTTTGGTAGCTACCTCCGGCGATACAGGAAGTGCTGTTGCTCAGGGATTCTACGAAGTCCCTAATATCGAAGTCATTATCTTATATCCTTCGGGGAAAATCAGTGATTTCCAGGAACAGCAAATGACAACTTTAGGCAAGAATATTACTGCGCTTGAAGTAGATGGTTCTTTTGATGACTGCCAAAAGATGGTAAAACAAGCTTTTCTTGATGAGGAGCTTACAGAAAAGGCGAACCTGACTTCAGCCAACTCCATCAACATTGCACGGTTACTGCCACAGAGTATTTATTACTTCTATAGTCTTGGTCAACTTCCCCAAGAAAAAAGGAATGAAGTAGTCATTTCAGTTCCTAGCGGAAACTACGGTAATTTATCTGCCGGACTTATCGCTCAAAGAATGGGTCTGAAAATTAATCATTTTCTGGCCTGCTCTAATATAAATGACACCGTACCGGAGTATCTGAAAACCTCAAAGTATTCTGCTAAAACAAGTACTGAGACCATTTCTAACGCCATGGATGTTGGCGATCCAAGTAATTTTGCACGTATGCTGGATTTATTTTCAGGCTCTCATAAGCAAATGACTGAATCAATAACAGGCTATTCTTTTACTGACGATGAAACCAGAAAAGCTATCAAATCAGTATATGAAAAATCAGGTTACATCTTAGATCCGCACGGAGCAGTTGGTTTCCTGGGATTGCAGAAATACCTAGATAAAAATAGTGGAACAGGTATTTTCCTGGAAACAGCTCATCCTTATAAATTCAAGGAAACAGTTGAGAATGAAATCGATGAACCGTTAACCCCAGTTTTAGAATTTAAGAGTAAAGAAAAGAAGTCGATCGCATTTGGTAATGATTTTGAGGAATTAAAAGAACGGCTAATGAGTACTTAA
- a CDS encoding endonuclease, with product MAAYTYIVTNPGRKVLYVGVTNDLRRRIVEHYLERGSQKSFAGRYYCFNLIWYDSFPSMHEAIQAEKRIKGKKRKWKEDLVSQINPSWNFLNKEVLGEWPPNKTQPPKSS from the coding sequence ATGGCAGCCTATACTTATATCGTAACTAACCCAGGCAGAAAGGTACTTTACGTTGGAGTAACCAATGATCTGCGAAGGCGGATCGTGGAACATTATTTAGAAAGGGGATCGCAAAAGTCATTTGCTGGCAGGTATTATTGCTTTAATTTAATCTGGTATGATTCTTTTCCTTCAATGCATGAAGCTATTCAGGCTGAAAAGAGAATAAAGGGCAAGAAAAGAAAGTGGAAAGAAGATTTGGTTAGCCAAATAAACCCAAGTTGGAATTTTTTAAATAAAGAAGTGCTAGGAGAATGGCCTCCAAATAAAACTCAACCTCCTAAGTCATCCTGA
- a CDS encoding glycosyl transferase family 1 gives MNILAVEPFYSGSHKAFLKGLEKHSSHNIIPIKLNYKGWKWRMHGDSVSLAEMTNKVDEEIDLLLTSSMTNLPAFMALTNPRFAHTPTIMYMHDNQFTRPIPEGEKRDLTYCYINYLSMLVADKLLFSSQFHLDDLLENLPNFLDNFPDANKYNTVNRIAEKSIVMHPGLDLKGFDKQPDTRSQNENPVIVWNQRWQFDRNPAMFFRVLNRLNDIDLKFDLILAGDTQHEKPEEFEKAWQRFGQQITHFGYVDDKENYSKLLHSGDIVVSTASYEFFCVAIMEAIYCGCHPLVPNSLHYPELIPKSLHNPLLHAPVLYDNEDDLFHHLKELLTGKTKSLPKNSLQNINKHLDWTKRIKDFDDLFEEMI, from the coding sequence ATGAACATTCTGGCGGTTGAACCATTTTACAGCGGCTCGCATAAAGCTTTTCTTAAAGGACTCGAAAAGCATTCCAGCCATAATATCATTCCCATAAAGCTCAATTATAAAGGCTGGAAATGGAGGATGCATGGGGATTCTGTATCACTTGCTGAAATGACAAATAAAGTAGATGAGGAGATAGATTTACTGCTTACGAGCAGCATGACAAACCTTCCGGCCTTTATGGCGCTTACAAATCCGAGGTTTGCTCATACACCCACCATCATGTATATGCATGATAATCAGTTCACCAGACCTATTCCAGAAGGAGAGAAGAGGGATTTGACTTACTGCTACATCAACTATCTGAGTATGCTGGTGGCTGACAAGCTTTTATTCTCTTCCCAATTTCACTTAGATGATTTGTTAGAAAACTTGCCTAATTTTCTCGACAATTTCCCTGATGCTAATAAGTATAATACCGTAAATAGGATTGCAGAAAAAAGCATTGTAATGCACCCCGGTCTGGATCTTAAAGGATTTGATAAACAACCGGATACCAGAAGTCAGAACGAGAACCCGGTTATTGTCTGGAACCAGCGCTGGCAGTTTGATCGTAATCCGGCCATGTTTTTTCGGGTACTGAATCGACTCAATGATATTGATCTTAAATTTGATCTGATTTTGGCGGGAGATACTCAGCACGAAAAGCCTGAAGAGTTTGAAAAAGCCTGGCAACGCTTTGGACAGCAGATTACTCATTTTGGATATGTTGATGACAAAGAGAACTACAGCAAGCTATTGCATTCTGGAGATATCGTAGTGTCTACAGCCAGCTATGAGTTTTTCTGTGTAGCCATCATGGAGGCGATATATTGTGGATGTCACCCATTGGTGCCCAACAGTTTACACTATCCTGAACTGATTCCAAAAAGCTTGCATAATCCTTTACTTCATGCTCCGGTTTTGTATGATAACGAGGACGATCTCTTCCATCACCTTAAAGAATTGTTGACTGGTAAGACCAAATCTCTTCCCAAGAATTCACTTCAAAATATTAACAAGCATCTGGATTGGACGAAGCGCATCAAAGATTTTGACGATTTATTTGAAGAAATGATATAA
- a CDS encoding isocitrate dehydrogenase (NADP(+)) codes for MSTDKAKIFYTITDEGPYLATHSFLPIVEAYTKAAGVNVETKDISLAGRILATFPDYLTDEQKVSDDLAELGELAKRPEANIMKLPNISASVPQLVSAIKELQEKGYKIPDYPEEPKNDIEEEIQSRYGKAKGSAVNPVLREGNSDRRAPKAVKEFARNNPHSMGEWSSDSQSHVSTMDDHDFAHSEKSVTLSDADDVKIEFVDTDGNVQVLKESTPLLSGEVIDAAALSKKALISFLENEIQDAKDKGVLFSLHMKATMMKVSDPIIFGHAVRVYFKDVFEKHGETLSEIGVDPNNGFGDLEAKIKDLPDDKQAEIKADIQKCYENGPDLAMVNSHKGITNLHVPSDVIIDASMPAMIRTSGQMWNKNDETQDTKAVIPESSYAGIYQEVIDFCKEHGAFDPTTMGSVPNVGLMAKKAEEYGSHDKTFEVPGNGSVRVVNKAGKTVVEHPVEEGDIRRMCQTKDAPIKDWVGLAVRRARETGDPAVFWLDENREHDAELIKKVNTYLPEFDTDGLEIHIMSPVKAMRFSLDRIKDGKDTISVTGNVLRDYLTDLFPILEVGTSAKMLSIVPLMNGGGLFETGAGGSAPKHIQQFLDEGHLRWDSLGEFLALAVSLDHLGKTFDNERAKILGETLDTATSKYLQNDKSPSRKVNEHDNRGSHFYLAMYWAEALADQDKDAELAERFKSVAQKLAENEDAINKELIDAQGSPQDINGYYWPDRELVFDFMRPSKTLNSIIESV; via the coding sequence ATGAGCACTGATAAAGCCAAGATTTTTTATACCATAACTGATGAAGGTCCTTACCTAGCCACACACTCGTTTTTACCCATTGTAGAAGCTTACACAAAAGCTGCAGGGGTAAATGTTGAGACCAAAGACATCTCTCTGGCCGGACGTATTCTTGCCACCTTTCCTGACTATTTAACGGATGAGCAGAAAGTCTCGGATGATTTAGCTGAGCTTGGTGAATTAGCCAAAAGACCGGAAGCCAACATTATGAAGCTTCCTAATATCAGTGCCTCAGTACCTCAATTAGTTTCAGCTATCAAAGAACTCCAGGAAAAAGGATATAAAATTCCTGACTACCCTGAAGAACCGAAAAATGATATAGAAGAAGAGATTCAATCTCGATACGGAAAAGCAAAAGGTAGTGCTGTAAATCCTGTCCTGCGTGAAGGAAACAGCGACCGTAGAGCACCAAAAGCTGTAAAAGAGTTCGCTCGCAACAATCCTCACTCCATGGGTGAATGGTCGTCAGATTCTCAATCACATGTATCTACTATGGACGATCATGACTTTGCTCATTCTGAGAAATCGGTCACTCTTTCAGATGCCGATGATGTAAAAATTGAATTCGTTGATACGGATGGAAATGTTCAGGTTTTAAAAGAAAGCACTCCTCTTCTTTCTGGTGAAGTTATTGATGCAGCAGCATTGAGTAAAAAAGCGTTAATCAGTTTCCTCGAGAATGAAATTCAAGATGCAAAAGACAAAGGCGTTCTATTTTCTCTGCACATGAAAGCAACCATGATGAAGGTTTCTGACCCGATTATTTTTGGTCATGCTGTAAGAGTTTATTTTAAAGACGTGTTTGAAAAGCATGGAGAAACGCTTTCTGAAATTGGAGTTGATCCCAATAATGGTTTTGGTGATCTGGAAGCTAAAATCAAAGATCTTCCTGATGACAAACAAGCTGAGATCAAAGCAGATATTCAGAAGTGTTACGAAAATGGCCCTGACTTAGCCATGGTAAATTCCCATAAAGGAATCACTAATCTGCATGTACCAAGTGATGTTATTATTGATGCTTCCATGCCGGCCATGATCCGAACTTCCGGACAAATGTGGAATAAGAACGATGAAACTCAAGACACCAAGGCTGTAATTCCGGAAAGCAGTTACGCAGGAATTTATCAGGAAGTCATCGACTTTTGCAAAGAGCATGGAGCTTTTGATCCTACTACAATGGGAAGTGTTCCTAATGTTGGACTGATGGCTAAGAAGGCCGAAGAATATGGCTCACACGACAAAACATTCGAAGTTCCAGGAAATGGTTCTGTACGAGTGGTTAATAAGGCAGGAAAAACCGTTGTAGAGCATCCTGTTGAAGAAGGTGACATTCGGAGAATGTGCCAAACAAAAGACGCTCCCATTAAAGACTGGGTTGGACTTGCTGTTCGCAGAGCTCGTGAAACCGGTGATCCTGCCGTCTTTTGGTTAGATGAAAACAGAGAGCACGACGCCGAACTCATCAAAAAAGTAAATACTTACTTGCCTGAGTTTGATACGGACGGACTAGAAATTCATATCATGTCGCCGGTAAAAGCAATGCGCTTTTCTTTAGATCGAATTAAAGATGGTAAAGACACCATTTCTGTAACCGGAAACGTACTGCGCGATTATCTCACTGACCTCTTCCCCATCCTTGAAGTTGGAACCAGCGCAAAGATGCTTTCTATTGTTCCATTAATGAACGGCGGTGGGTTATTTGAAACCGGTGCTGGAGGATCTGCTCCAAAGCATATTCAGCAGTTTCTGGATGAAGGTCACTTACGCTGGGATTCTTTGGGTGAATTTCTCGCTCTGGCTGTTTCCTTAGATCACCTTGGTAAAACATTCGATAACGAACGAGCTAAGATCCTTGGAGAAACCTTAGATACTGCTACTTCTAAATATCTTCAAAATGATAAATCTCCTTCACGTAAAGTGAATGAGCATGACAATCGTGGAAGTCACTTCTACCTGGCTATGTATTGGGCAGAAGCGCTTGCTGATCAGGATAAAGATGCTGAGCTGGCCGAGCGGTTTAAATCCGTTGCTCAGAAACTTGCTGAGAATGAAGATGCGATCAACAAGGAATTGATTGATGCGCAAGGATCTCCGCAAGACATCAATGGTTACTACTGGCCAGACCGTGAGCTCGTGTTTGATTTCATGCGTCCAAGCAAAACCCTGAATTCCATTATAGAATCTGTATAG
- a CDS encoding 2-succinyl-6-hydroxy-2,4-cyclohexadiene-1-carboxylate synthase — translation MLYYKEYKSSEKRDWVVFIHGAGGSSSIWFNQLRDFKKHFNVLMVDLRGHGKSKDLLQKYYEENYSFEFISKDIIEVLDHLKIQKAHFIGVSLGTIIIRTIAEIAPDRVKSSILCGAITRLNVRSRILVFMGHMFKRFIPYMWLYRLFAWIIMPRKRHAKSRNLFIREAKKLYQKEFLRWFKLTNEVNPLLRYFKEKEVQSPMLYVMGSEDHMFLPPVKQIVNKHNNSTLKVIENCGHVCNVERPGAFNRVSIEYLKSHS, via the coding sequence ATGCTTTATTACAAGGAATATAAATCTTCAGAAAAGAGAGATTGGGTCGTGTTTATTCATGGCGCAGGTGGAAGCTCATCTATTTGGTTTAACCAACTTCGGGATTTCAAGAAGCATTTCAATGTTTTAATGGTCGATCTGCGAGGTCATGGTAAATCTAAAGACTTACTTCAGAAATACTATGAAGAAAACTATTCTTTTGAATTTATCAGCAAAGATATCATCGAGGTTTTGGATCATCTGAAAATTCAAAAAGCACATTTTATAGGTGTGTCTTTAGGAACCATAATTATTCGGACTATCGCTGAAATTGCACCTGACCGGGTTAAATCCTCAATCTTATGTGGAGCTATTACCCGACTTAATGTACGTTCGAGAATTTTAGTATTTATGGGACACATGTTCAAAAGATTTATTCCTTACATGTGGCTTTATCGTCTTTTTGCCTGGATCATTATGCCGCGGAAGAGACATGCTAAATCCCGAAATTTATTTATCAGAGAAGCTAAGAAACTCTATCAAAAAGAGTTTTTAAGGTGGTTTAAGCTTACCAATGAGGTAAACCCTCTATTGCGTTACTTCAAAGAAAAGGAAGTGCAGTCTCCGATGCTCTATGTGATGGGAAGTGAAGACCATATGTTTCTCCCTCCAGTTAAACAGATCGTGAACAAACACAATAACTCTACACTCAAAGTGATCGAGAATTGTGGGCATGTATGTAATGTGGAGCGCCCCGGTGCTTTTAACCGGGTATCAATTGAGTATCTAAAATCCCACTCTTAG
- a CDS encoding DNA mismatch repair protein MutL yields the protein MSDTRISDSIIHQLPPEISNKIAAGEVIQRPASVVKELIDNAVDAGADELRILIQNAGRTLIQVSDNGCGMSKEDLPLCFERHATSKINTVDDLFKIRTLGFRGEAMASIASVSQVTVKTKRAEDENGWEFEVWGGEEREIKPTATDNGTTIAVRNLFFNVPARRQFLKTDVTELRHIIRTVQYAAIASTDVAFYIEADGDVIYDLPVQDLKDRVTQIFGSSYKASLIEFAEETSYVKIHGFASDPKLAKKSRGEQFLFVNGRPFQHRYLTHVILSLYDAWTRNNEYPFYALFFDIDPAKVDVNVHPAKMEVKFEDERSVIQLARSVVNRALNKHFQVPNIEQNDDPFLSDDSSKGFGSGFSFNTQNSRQSGSGDFQIPSRINNRSSNIQGKGDEFGEQLYGRGSSIQQPNYTGAGNFEPSEEEQKKVTQDKGFWQLHNSYILTQTRTGLTVIDQHLAHKRIIFEKAINATEEALPSTQQLLFAQTLEMSASDYTLLKELHSIIQRMGFSVQLLSGNTAMINGVPADIEIGNEEEVLISMLHQYQELGQKVKLEAREKLAIAFAAKAAIPRGKKLTEQEMEGLVDQLFACEQPYMDPLKKPTISYIPLDEIQARFR from the coding sequence TTGAGCGATACCCGGATCAGCGATTCCATTATACATCAGCTTCCCCCAGAAATAAGTAATAAAATTGCGGCAGGAGAGGTCATTCAGCGCCCAGCCTCTGTAGTTAAAGAACTCATAGACAATGCTGTAGATGCCGGTGCAGATGAGCTTAGAATCCTTATTCAGAATGCAGGGCGGACACTAATACAGGTTTCTGATAACGGCTGTGGAATGAGCAAGGAAGACCTTCCACTCTGTTTTGAACGTCACGCTACATCCAAAATTAATACGGTTGACGACCTTTTTAAAATCCGTACGCTGGGTTTTAGGGGTGAAGCCATGGCTTCCATAGCTTCGGTTTCTCAGGTTACGGTTAAGACGAAAAGAGCTGAAGACGAAAACGGCTGGGAATTTGAAGTTTGGGGTGGTGAAGAACGAGAGATCAAACCTACGGCAACCGATAATGGAACTACCATAGCCGTTCGTAATTTATTTTTTAATGTACCTGCCCGCCGGCAGTTTTTAAAGACCGATGTTACCGAGCTTCGCCATATTATCCGAACCGTTCAATATGCGGCAATAGCCAGTACAGATGTTGCTTTTTACATCGAAGCTGATGGGGATGTGATTTATGATTTACCAGTTCAGGACCTGAAAGACCGGGTCACACAAATTTTTGGCAGTTCTTATAAAGCGAGTTTGATTGAGTTTGCTGAAGAAACCAGCTACGTTAAAATTCATGGATTCGCTTCTGACCCTAAATTGGCTAAAAAGAGCAGGGGAGAACAGTTCCTTTTTGTGAATGGGCGTCCTTTTCAACACAGGTATCTGACTCACGTTATTTTGAGTTTATATGATGCGTGGACCCGTAATAATGAATATCCGTTCTATGCTCTTTTCTTTGATATTGACCCTGCTAAGGTAGATGTAAACGTTCACCCCGCTAAGATGGAAGTCAAGTTCGAAGATGAGCGAAGTGTGATTCAATTGGCACGTTCAGTAGTGAACCGGGCATTGAACAAGCACTTTCAGGTTCCAAATATTGAACAGAATGACGATCCTTTTTTAAGTGATGATTCCTCGAAGGGATTTGGTTCCGGTTTTAGTTTTAACACTCAGAATAGCCGGCAATCTGGAAGCGGTGATTTTCAAATTCCTTCCCGAATTAATAACCGCTCTTCAAATATTCAGGGTAAGGGGGATGAATTTGGTGAGCAGCTATACGGAAGAGGGTCATCAATACAACAACCAAATTATACTGGAGCCGGTAATTTTGAACCTTCAGAAGAAGAGCAAAAGAAAGTCACCCAGGATAAAGGGTTTTGGCAGCTTCATAATTCTTATATCCTGACGCAAACACGTACAGGGCTTACTGTTATTGACCAGCATTTGGCCCATAAACGCATCATCTTTGAAAAAGCGATAAACGCCACCGAGGAAGCTCTGCCAAGTACTCAACAGCTATTATTTGCTCAAACACTGGAGATGTCTGCTTCTGATTATACACTTCTGAAAGAACTTCATTCTATCATTCAAAGAATGGGATTTTCAGTTCAGCTTTTGAGCGGAAATACCGCCATGATAAACGGCGTACCTGCTGATATCGAAATTGGTAATGAAGAGGAGGTGTTGATTTCGATGCTTCATCAATATCAGGAATTAGGGCAGAAGGTGAAGCTGGAAGCTCGTGAGAAATTGGCAATCGCATTTGCTGCTAAAGCTGCTATTCCCCGGGGAAAGAAACTCACCGAGCAGGAGATGGAAGGATTAGTTGATCAGCTTTTCGCCTGTGAACAACCGTATATGGATCCTCTCAAGAAGCCTACGATAAGCTACATTCCACTGGACGAGATTCAGGCGCGGTTTAGATAG
- a CDS encoding homoserine kinase → MESIKVFAPATVANVACGFDVMGFALRDIGDELIIRKTKEPGLVISAIHGSETLSKNPKENVLTVAAQALIEHLDSKPDFGFEFELTKKVKPGSGLGSSASSSAAAVFGLNELLGNPFESKELVPFAMEGERIASGIPHADNVAPSLLGGFILIRSYEPLDVVTLDYPGNLYATVVHPQIEIKTADAKKMLRKQIELKDAITQWGNIGGLVSGLAKADYELIGRSLQDVIAEPIRGMLIPSFQKAKESALRTGALGCSISGSGPSIFALCRGEENAQKVAQSYEELYKSIGLESFVHVSGINTKGAEVLR, encoded by the coding sequence ATGGAATCAATAAAAGTATTTGCTCCTGCAACTGTTGCCAACGTAGCGTGTGGATTTGACGTAATGGGTTTTGCTCTCCGCGATATTGGAGACGAGCTCATTATTCGTAAAACCAAAGAACCCGGACTAGTGATTTCAGCTATTCATGGTTCTGAAACCCTCTCAAAAAACCCAAAAGAAAATGTCCTTACTGTAGCCGCACAGGCTTTAATAGAACATTTAGATTCAAAACCAGACTTCGGGTTTGAGTTTGAGTTGACCAAAAAAGTTAAGCCCGGAAGTGGATTGGGATCAAGTGCATCAAGTTCAGCAGCAGCGGTATTTGGGCTTAATGAATTACTTGGCAATCCTTTTGAAAGTAAAGAACTTGTACCCTTTGCAATGGAAGGTGAACGAATTGCCTCCGGCATTCCTCACGCTGATAACGTAGCTCCTTCCCTTCTGGGTGGATTTATTTTGATCAGGAGTTATGAACCGTTGGATGTTGTCACTCTAGATTATCCGGGCAATTTGTACGCCACAGTAGTTCACCCGCAAATTGAAATTAAAACTGCGGACGCAAAGAAAATGCTCCGTAAACAGATTGAGCTCAAAGATGCTATCACGCAATGGGGAAATATTGGAGGCTTGGTTAGCGGCTTGGCCAAAGCAGACTATGAACTCATAGGGCGCTCTTTACAGGATGTAATCGCAGAACCCATTCGTGGAATGTTAATACCCTCTTTTCAAAAAGCAAAAGAGTCGGCTTTAAGAACGGGAGCTTTGGGCTGCAGTATATCGGGTTCAGGTCCATCAATTTTTGCTTTGTGCAGAGGTGAAGAGAATGCTCAGAAAGTAGCACAATCATATGAGGAACTTTACAAAAGCATAGGGCTCGAAAGTTTCGTACACGTTTCCGGAATAAATACTAAAGGTGCTGAGGTTCTGAGATGA